Proteins encoded within one genomic window of Actinoplanes octamycinicus:
- the secA2 gene encoding accessory Sec system translocase SecA2, translated as MGVSQRFKNRFRKFLQRPGTTVDLGPLSKRLEPIEAREEALKELDDAALTDAAREASDYTEICAIGREAAFRAIGQRPYDVQLLGAMALLDGRVAEMATGEGKTLTATIAAYGHTRLGNGPVHVLTVNDYLAKRDAEWMEPIYTLLGLTVGSVTESMTPEERREAYAADVTYVSVSEAGFDYLRDQLVTDVADRVQRDLATAIVDEADSILIDEARVPMVLAGSTSTESDPVHEAAALVKTLRKGKDYEVAEDGRSVAFTEAGLKNVEEQLGGVDLYADDQVEHLSAVNVALHAHALLRRDVDYIVRNGGVELIDEMRGRVAQRRRWPDGLQAAVEAKEGLSATAEGEVLNTITVQAYIALYATVCGMTATAVHVGEQLREYFKLEVAVVPSNTPNIREDDPDRIYSAHETRDEALVEEIKIAHDKGRPVLIGTLDVQASETLAAQLAKAGVPCNVLNAKNDAEEAAIIAEAGAIGAVTVSTQMAGRGVDIRLGGSDEADRDRVVELGGLYVIGAGRHDSRRVDDQLRGRAGRQGDPGASVFFVSLEDELVTRHAGDILPASPRMDMDGVVHDPQVDYAVEHAQRVAEGVNHEIHRNTWRYSVVIEQQRLLLAERRERLLTSEVAAIMLLEKSSEKAKETDEDVLSDSARAIALYHLDRLWADHLAYLSEVREGVHLRALGKLDPLDEFHRSAVPAFQDLLTKVEERTIETFEEVDLSDGWQPDRAEIVRPSATWTYLVHDNPFGSELDRLIAAVGRRLTAGG; from the coding sequence ATGGGTGTGTCGCAGCGATTCAAGAACCGATTCCGCAAGTTTTTGCAGCGCCCGGGCACGACTGTGGACCTCGGCCCGCTGTCGAAGCGCCTGGAGCCGATCGAGGCCCGCGAGGAGGCGCTGAAGGAGCTGGACGACGCGGCGCTGACCGACGCCGCCCGCGAGGCCTCCGACTATACCGAGATCTGCGCGATCGGCCGGGAGGCGGCGTTCCGCGCGATCGGCCAGCGGCCGTACGACGTCCAGCTGCTCGGCGCGATGGCCCTGCTCGACGGCCGGGTCGCCGAGATGGCCACCGGTGAGGGCAAGACGCTCACCGCCACGATCGCCGCGTACGGCCACACCCGCCTGGGCAACGGCCCGGTGCACGTGCTGACCGTCAACGACTACCTGGCCAAGCGCGACGCCGAGTGGATGGAGCCGATCTACACGCTGCTCGGCCTGACCGTCGGCTCGGTGACCGAGTCGATGACCCCGGAGGAGCGGCGCGAGGCGTACGCCGCCGACGTCACCTACGTGTCGGTCTCCGAGGCCGGTTTCGACTACCTGCGCGACCAGCTGGTCACCGACGTGGCCGACCGGGTGCAGCGCGACCTGGCCACCGCGATCGTCGACGAGGCCGACTCGATCCTGATCGACGAGGCCCGGGTGCCGATGGTGCTGGCCGGTTCGACGTCGACCGAGAGCGACCCGGTGCACGAGGCCGCCGCGCTGGTCAAGACGCTGCGCAAGGGCAAGGACTACGAGGTGGCCGAGGACGGCCGCAGCGTGGCCTTCACCGAGGCCGGCCTGAAGAACGTCGAGGAGCAGCTCGGCGGCGTCGACCTGTACGCGGACGACCAGGTCGAGCACCTGTCCGCGGTGAACGTGGCGCTGCACGCGCACGCCCTGCTGCGCCGCGACGTGGACTACATCGTCCGCAACGGCGGCGTCGAGCTGATCGACGAGATGCGCGGCCGGGTGGCCCAGCGCCGTCGCTGGCCGGACGGCCTGCAGGCGGCCGTGGAGGCCAAGGAGGGGCTGTCCGCGACCGCCGAGGGCGAGGTGCTGAACACCATCACGGTGCAGGCGTACATCGCGCTCTACGCCACCGTCTGCGGGATGACCGCGACCGCGGTGCACGTCGGCGAGCAGCTCCGGGAGTACTTCAAGCTCGAGGTCGCGGTGGTGCCCTCGAACACGCCGAACATCCGCGAGGACGACCCGGACCGGATCTACTCGGCGCACGAGACCCGCGACGAGGCGCTGGTCGAGGAGATCAAGATCGCGCACGACAAGGGTCGCCCGGTGCTGATCGGGACCCTGGACGTGCAGGCCTCCGAGACGCTCGCCGCGCAGCTGGCCAAGGCCGGCGTGCCGTGCAACGTGCTGAACGCGAAGAACGACGCCGAGGAGGCGGCGATCATCGCGGAGGCCGGCGCGATCGGCGCGGTCACCGTCTCCACCCAGATGGCCGGCCGCGGTGTCGACATCCGGCTGGGCGGCAGCGACGAGGCCGACCGGGACCGGGTGGTCGAGCTGGGCGGGCTCTACGTGATCGGCGCCGGCCGGCACGACAGCCGCCGGGTCGACGACCAGCTGCGTGGCCGGGCCGGCCGGCAGGGCGACCCGGGCGCCTCGGTGTTCTTCGTCAGCCTGGAGGACGAGCTGGTCACCCGGCACGCCGGCGACATCCTGCCGGCCTCGCCGCGGATGGACATGGACGGCGTGGTGCACGACCCGCAGGTGGACTACGCGGTCGAGCACGCCCAGCGGGTCGCCGAGGGCGTCAACCACGAGATCCACCGCAACACCTGGCGGTACAGCGTGGTGATCGAGCAGCAGCGGCTGCTGCTGGCCGAGCGCCGGGAGCGGCTGCTCACCTCCGAGGTGGCCGCGATCATGCTGCTGGAGAAGTCGTCGGAGAAGGCCAAGGAGACCGACGAGGACGTGCTCTCCGACTCGGCCCGGGCGATCGCGCTCTACCACCTGGACCGGCTCTGGGCCGACCACCTGGCGTACCTGTCCGAGGTGCGGGAGGGCGTGCACCTGCGGGCGCTGGGCAAGCTGGACCCGCTGGACGAGTTCCACCGGTCCGCGGTGCCGGCCTTCCAGGACCTGCTGACCAAGGTCGAGGAGCGGACCATCGAGACGTTCGAGGAGGTCGACCTCAGCGACGGCTGGCAGCCGGACCGGGCGGAGATCGTCCGGCCGAGTGCGACCTGGACCTATCTGGTGCACGACAACCCGTTCGGCTCCGAGCTGGACCGGTTGATCGCCGCGGTGGGCCGCCGGCTCACCGCGGGTGGCTGA
- a CDS encoding uridine kinase, which yields MRATPVSFPVLVEDLADRLVGRESDSRVRVAVDGADAADPARLADALIDPLRVRGRPAVRIDTRDFLRPASLRLEFGRTNPDSFYAGWFDEAGLIREVLDPAGPGGSGRIVTRLWDATVDRAAREPYRDLPDTAIVLVSGPLLLGSGLPFDFTVHLAVSAAALDRRTAPADRWTLPAFARYADEVAPQTFADVVVRVDDPRHPALVTAIG from the coding sequence ATGCGCGCCACCCCCGTCTCGTTCCCCGTGCTCGTCGAGGATCTCGCCGATCGGCTGGTCGGTCGGGAATCCGACAGTAGGGTCCGGGTGGCCGTGGACGGCGCCGACGCGGCCGATCCGGCCCGGCTCGCGGACGCCCTGATCGACCCGCTGCGGGTCCGCGGCCGCCCGGCGGTCCGCATCGACACCAGGGACTTCCTGCGGCCCGCCTCGCTGCGCCTGGAGTTCGGGCGGACCAATCCGGACTCGTTCTACGCCGGCTGGTTCGACGAGGCCGGCCTGATCCGCGAGGTGCTCGACCCGGCCGGCCCGGGCGGCTCCGGCCGGATCGTCACCCGTCTCTGGGACGCGACCGTGGACCGGGCCGCCCGGGAGCCCTACCGCGACCTGCCGGACACCGCGATCGTGCTGGTCAGCGGCCCGCTGCTGCTGGGCTCCGGGCTGCCCTTCGACTTCACCGTCCACCTTGCGGTCTCGGCCGCCGCGCTGGACCGGCGGACCGCGCCGGCGGACCGCTGGACGCTGCCCGCCTTCGCCCGGTATGCGGACGAGGTGGCCCCGCAAACCTTCGCCGACGTGGTCGTCCGGGTCGATGATCCCCGGCATCCGGCCCTGGTCACAGCGATCGGGTGA
- a CDS encoding winged helix-turn-helix domain-containing protein, with the protein MTLAIPLTGDAVSPQAHRLLAAVRELVELSRGTVTVESAAAPVEPDPEPIPSGPEVRLLTGSRQVLLDGEPVPLTRLEFDLLLYLAERPRRVFSRAQLLAGVWGYERAGERTVDVHVRRLRLKLGASVPAVTTVYGVGYRLADEARITVMPHD; encoded by the coding sequence GTGACGCTCGCCATCCCGCTCACCGGGGACGCGGTGTCCCCACAGGCGCACCGGCTGCTGGCCGCCGTCCGTGAGCTGGTCGAGCTCAGCCGCGGCACGGTGACCGTCGAGTCGGCCGCGGCGCCGGTCGAGCCGGATCCCGAGCCGATCCCCAGTGGTCCCGAGGTGCGGCTGCTCACCGGCTCCCGCCAGGTGCTGCTGGACGGCGAGCCGGTGCCGCTCACCCGGCTCGAGTTCGACCTGCTGCTCTACCTGGCCGAGCGGCCGCGCCGGGTGTTCAGCCGGGCCCAGCTGCTGGCCGGGGTGTGGGGTTACGAGCGGGCTGGGGAGCGCACGGTCGACGTGCACGTCCGGCGGCTGCGGCTCAAGCTGGGCGCCAGCGTGCCCGCGGTGACCACCGTCTACGGAGTGGGCTATCGGCTGGCCGACGAGGCCCGGATCACGGTCATGCCGCACGATTGA
- a CDS encoding ATP-binding protein encodes MPSQLVCRPERDLPVAVLTVSGTLDRLTGDALGVAVRRSLAGQPVKLLLDVTRLRVADPIAFGTFGSVVCQTAEFPNVPIVVCGADPGTSAALAATPDCAGVEMAVDCEAALAEATTEPAPDTIRVRLRPVPEACRQVRNLVDQACARWQRTEFAATATLIATELVANVVRHAHTTMEFTLAVRDGRLTMAVRDGSRTMPRQLDPGLTDSGGRGLRLVRELSAAWGVLPITDGKIVWTHLIPALT; translated from the coding sequence ATGCCCAGCCAGCTGGTCTGCCGGCCGGAACGGGACCTCCCGGTGGCGGTGCTGACCGTCAGCGGCACCCTGGACCGGCTCACCGGCGACGCACTCGGCGTCGCGGTCCGCCGTAGCCTGGCCGGACAACCGGTGAAACTGCTGCTCGACGTGACCCGATTAAGGGTGGCCGACCCGATCGCCTTCGGCACGTTCGGCTCAGTGGTCTGCCAGACCGCCGAGTTCCCGAACGTGCCGATCGTCGTCTGCGGCGCCGACCCGGGCACGTCCGCCGCGCTCGCCGCCACCCCGGACTGCGCCGGCGTCGAGATGGCGGTGGACTGCGAGGCCGCCCTGGCCGAGGCGACCACCGAGCCGGCGCCGGACACCATCCGGGTCCGCCTGCGCCCGGTCCCGGAAGCCTGCCGCCAGGTCCGCAACCTGGTCGACCAGGCCTGCGCCCGCTGGCAGCGCACCGAGTTCGCCGCGACCGCCACGCTGATCGCCACCGAGCTGGTCGCCAACGTGGTCCGGCACGCCCACACCACCATGGAGTTCACCCTGGCCGTCCGCGACGGCCGCCTCACCATGGCGGTCCGCGACGGCAGCCGCACCATGCCCCGCCAGCTCGACCCGGGCCTCACCGACTCCGGCGGCCGCGGCCTCCGCCTGGTCCGCGAACTCTCCGCCGCCTGGGGCGTCCTCCCGATCACCGACGGCAAAATCGTCTGGACCCACCTGATCCCCGCCCTGACCTGA